The genomic segment TACATGATTGTGTTAAGAATAAGACTGATGAGGAGCTTATAAAACTGGCTATAGAACATGAAATACAATTAGATGAAATATACCTAAAGAACCCACCAATTTTGCACGGATTAGTTGGAAGTATACTAGCTAGAGAAGTAATGGGGATTTACGACGAGGATATTTTAAATGCTATTCGTTATCACACTACTGGTAGAAAAAGCATGAGCCTTTTAGAGAAAATAATTTATATTGCAGATTATATTGAGCCATTAAGAAAATTTGATGGGGTAGAAGAACTAAGAAGCTTAAGTAATATTGATTTAGATGCAGCAGTCATAAAATCTTTTGACAATACTATAAAATATGTTATAGGTCAAAAGGGATTATTGCATACGGATACAATAGAAGCAAGAAATTATTTATTAAGTAAATATAGTAGGTGAGAGTATGAGTGATAATAAAAAAAAGAGAAAAATAGTAAATTATAAAAGATTTGCAATTGTTATCAGTACTTTAGTGGTGACAGTGCTTGTGTTAATTTTTGGTTATCTTTATTTCTACTTAAATAGCTTTAATAATAGTGCATTAGATTTAACCCAAAAAGGATTAGCATCGGAATTAAATAAGGATGATATAGAAAAGATTAAGAAAGATGGGAAATCTTGCAATATACTGGTTATGGGCGTAGATGTGGGTACTCCAGGTGCTACAAATGCTGACGATCCAAAGAGGACAGACACAATGATATTAGCACATTATAATGCAAATGATAAAAAAGTTAATTTGGTTTCTATCCCCAGAGATACTTTAGTTACGATAAATGGTAAAAATCAAAAAATTAATGCTGCCCATGCTATTGGTGGCGTGGATTATGCAGTTGCTGCTGTACAAAAGTTATTAGGTGTTCAAATTGACTACTATGGCAAAATTGACTATAAAGGATTTAATAAACTAATTGATGCTATTGGTGGAGTAAATATTGACATAACAAGGAAAATGGATTATAAAGATCCTGATCAAGATTTAAGCATTCATTTTGAAAAGGGGACGAATGTTCATTTGGATGGTAAAAAAGCTGAGGAATTTTTTAGGTGGAGAAAAAATTCCGATGGTAGTGGTTTTGAAAATGGTGACTTAGGAAGAATAGAAAATCAGCATATGTTTATTTCTAAAGTTATGAAGAAAGTAAAAAGTCCTATTACAGTAATTAAGATTCCAAGCATTTTATCAGCAATAAAAAGTTCTGTAGAAACTAATATGGATGCTAATGATATACTTAAATATGGATACATATTTGCAACCATTGGTAGTGATAAGCTCTCCATGGATACCATTAAGGGCGATTTAAAGAGCGTACATGGTGTATCATATGTAGTATATAATAAAGCTCAAAATAAAGAGATTATTTCAAAATTAGAGGGCAGCCAGGTACAGAATATTGATAAGTCAAAACTTAAAATAAAGGTGATTAATGGGACTAAAACACCAGGACTCGCTAGTGACTTTTCAACATATCTTGTAGAAAACGGCTATAATAAAGCGGTAACAGGAAATGGTAAATCTACTAGTAAAACCAAAATTTTAGTATATAATGGTAATAAAGACATGAAAAATGATTTAGAAAAAGATTTTAAAATAGACAATATTGAATTTTTATCCTCCAGTGATGAAAAATTCGATATAATAGTTTTCTTAGGTAAAGATCATAAATTAATGCATTAATAATTTTCAAAGAAGATTTCAGCCACCAAGGAGATGATTTAACTTACCAATACTATTTAATTATGAGGGGAAGAAAAAATGGGAAAATATATTATTAGCACAAAGTTAATGGCTAGAGATTGCGTTCAGGTAGGAAAGTTTCTTAAGGATGCAATAGTTGAAATGGGAGTAATTGCCATTGAGTAATGATAAATTAACATATGTAGTTGGAGCAAACATCGTTGACGTAAAGATAAGAGATTATTTAAAGTACACAGAAAATTTATCTGGCAGATTTATAAAAAGCTCAGGGCTTAGTGGGAAAATAAGGGTAAACAATCAAGTAGCTAAGTTGAATCTTAGAATAAATTCAGAGGATAAAATAGAAATTGATATGAAAAAAGACGAACATCAAAATATTGAGCCTGAGAAGATGGATATAGACGTGGTATATGATGATATAGACCTTATTGTTGTAAATAAGAGCCCGGGAATAGTAGTTCACCCAACTCGGGGTTATCCCAGTGGTACTCTTGCCAATGGAGTTTTGTATTATTTTAAGGAAAGAGATGAAAAATGCATTGTTAGACTCGTAAGTAGATTAGACAGGGATACTTCAGGTCTTATAATAATTGCAAAAAATCAATTTTCACATATGGCATTAGCTAGAGATATGCATAGCAGTGATTTGCAGGTAAGAGATATGCAGGAAAGCGACATGCATAGCAAAACTTTCGAGAAGAGTTATATGGCTGTTGTACATGGCAATATGGAAAATAAGACAGGTACTATTGATTTGCCTATTGGAAACCCCGATGAAGAAAGTGCAAGGAGAGAAGTTTGGGCAGATGGACAAAGAAGTATAACTCATTATGAAGTTATTGATTCTTTTGAAAATGGTGATTTGTTAAAAGTAACTTTGGAAACTGGTAGAACACATCAAATTCGTGTTCATTTAAGTCATATCGGTCATCCACTTTATGGAGATAGCCTTTATGGAGAGTGCGAAAGCCACTATATTGATAGGCAGGCACTTCACGCTTATAAATTAATTATTCCGCATCCAAGAACTGGTGAGAAGCTTATACTTAAATCAAAACTTCCAGATGATATAGCGAATTTGGTAAGTAAACTTAAAACTGAAAGTGACATATAAAAAAGCACCAAGTATAAACTATTAATCTAGTTTATACTTGGTGCTTTTTTATATGTTATGTTTTACTATTTAAAGTGTCTGGGAATATACTCTATTATGTTTCTCCTTTTTCCTATTTTCCTTTTTTTTGATATTATAACAAATAACAATAGTGCTAAAGCAAGTGCAAGATATTTTAGTGCATTTATTGTGTTTGTTGAGAGTGAAGGGGTTTGAACGTGCTTTTTAGCATAATCTATTCCACTAGTCAAATCTAAAGAATAAGAATCTTTACCATAAGTAATTGTAGCATTACTTATTAGAACACCTTTCTTAATTGGCGAAAGGCCTATTTTTTTTTCCTCAG from the Clostridium sp. CM027 genome contains:
- the yqeK gene encoding bis(5'-nucleosyl)-tetraphosphatase (symmetrical) YqeK; this translates as MWNEKEMLHYLKLSLKESRLRHSLNVSETAVTLAVIYGENVEKARIAGLIHDCVKNKTDEELIKLAIEHEIQLDEIYLKNPPILHGLVGSILAREVMGIYDEDILNAIRYHTTGRKSMSLLEKIIYIADYIEPLRKFDGVEELRSLSNIDLDAAVIKSFDNTIKYVIGQKGLLHTDTIEARNYLLSKYSR
- a CDS encoding LCP family protein, whose amino-acid sequence is MSDNKKKRKIVNYKRFAIVISTLVVTVLVLIFGYLYFYLNSFNNSALDLTQKGLASELNKDDIEKIKKDGKSCNILVMGVDVGTPGATNADDPKRTDTMILAHYNANDKKVNLVSIPRDTLVTINGKNQKINAAHAIGGVDYAVAAVQKLLGVQIDYYGKIDYKGFNKLIDAIGGVNIDITRKMDYKDPDQDLSIHFEKGTNVHLDGKKAEEFFRWRKNSDGSGFENGDLGRIENQHMFISKVMKKVKSPITVIKIPSILSAIKSSVETNMDANDILKYGYIFATIGSDKLSMDTIKGDLKSVHGVSYVVYNKAQNKEIISKLEGSQVQNIDKSKLKIKVINGTKTPGLASDFSTYLVENGYNKAVTGNGKSTSKTKILVYNGNKDMKNDLEKDFKIDNIEFLSSSDEKFDIIVFLGKDHKLMH
- a CDS encoding RluA family pseudouridine synthase, giving the protein MSNDKLTYVVGANIVDVKIRDYLKYTENLSGRFIKSSGLSGKIRVNNQVAKLNLRINSEDKIEIDMKKDEHQNIEPEKMDIDVVYDDIDLIVVNKSPGIVVHPTRGYPSGTLANGVLYYFKERDEKCIVRLVSRLDRDTSGLIIIAKNQFSHMALARDMHSSDLQVRDMQESDMHSKTFEKSYMAVVHGNMENKTGTIDLPIGNPDEESARREVWADGQRSITHYEVIDSFENGDLLKVTLETGRTHQIRVHLSHIGHPLYGDSLYGECESHYIDRQALHAYKLIIPHPRTGEKLILKSKLPDDIANLVSKLKTESDI